One Treponema pectinovorum DNA segment encodes these proteins:
- a CDS encoding ABC transporter permease codes for MKDSTKPKNPIFVITGREVMSYFLSPIAYIVAGLFVGASGFLFFNTFFLANRAELRNFFSLLPILFSFFIPALTMKMFSEEKKSTSIETLLTLPVTVTQVVVGKFLASFICGLSLLAPSLFYALTCFIFGTPDVGPMIASYLGSFLLLASFCSIGLFASSTTKNQIVAFFIAFSICIVLTLLSNFAIFLPAILVRPVAFLSASNHFESISRGIIDSRDIVYFASLTFIFILLTVKSIKGGQE; via the coding sequence ATGAAAGATTCAACAAAACCTAAAAATCCAATTTTTGTAATAACAGGGCGCGAAGTTATGTCTTATTTTTTAAGTCCAATCGCATACATAGTTGCAGGACTTTTTGTGGGAGCGTCTGGCTTTTTATTTTTTAACACATTTTTTCTTGCAAACAGGGCAGAACTTAGAAACTTTTTTTCACTGCTTCCAATTTTATTTTCGTTTTTCATACCAGCGTTAACGATGAAAATGTTTTCCGAAGAAAAAAAATCTACATCGATAGAAACGCTTTTGACGCTTCCTGTAACAGTTACGCAAGTTGTGGTAGGAAAATTTCTTGCTTCGTTTATCTGTGGCTTGAGCCTTCTTGCTCCTTCGCTTTTTTATGCTTTAACCTGCTTTATTTTTGGAACTCCCGACGTAGGACCTATGATTGCAAGTTATTTGGGGTCATTCTTATTGCTCGCCTCGTTTTGTTCAATAGGACTTTTTGCTTCTTCAACGACAAAAAATCAAATCGTGGCGTTTTTTATTGCGTTTTCAATCTGCATTGTTTTAACGCTCTTAAGCAACTTTGCAATTTTTTTACCAGCAATTCTCGTAAGGCCGGTTGCCTTTCTTTCAGCATCAAATCATTTTGAATCTATAAGCCGTGGAATAATAGACAGCCGCGACATAGTTTACTTTGCATCCTTAACCTTTATTTTTATCCTGCTCACTGTAAAAAGCATAAAAGGAGGACAGGAATAA
- a CDS encoding ABC transporter ATP-binding protein yields the protein MIEVSALSKQFGTFKAVDSISFSIPTGQIVGLLGPNGAGKSTTMRMVTGFLKPSSGTIKIDGVNIEENSVQCKKKIGYMPESAPLYSEMLVEDYLKYVAQMQNQNPEEKIPVLCKECGLKEVMHKSIAELSRGYRQRVGLAHALMNNPEILILDEPTSGLDPNQIGEVRALIKEIGKTRTVIISTHILGEVETLCDRVIIISGGKLVADSPTKDLRSRYGSSATVLVQAGGCNFKELAEVLSKVDFAGEITQETPDEIPEENCATAIVAVKNDKEIRPAISKAVNAAGLNLYELSIRRNSLEDIFHSLTEE from the coding sequence ATGATAGAAGTTTCTGCCTTGTCCAAGCAATTTGGAACTTTTAAAGCTGTCGACTCGATAAGTTTTTCAATTCCGACTGGACAGATTGTGGGTCTTTTAGGTCCTAATGGTGCTGGAAAATCCACAACTATGCGTATGGTTACAGGTTTTTTAAAACCTAGTTCTGGAACAATAAAAATCGACGGAGTCAATATAGAAGAAAACAGCGTCCAATGCAAAAAAAAGATTGGCTACATGCCAGAAAGTGCTCCGCTTTACAGCGAAATGCTCGTAGAAGATTATCTGAAATATGTGGCGCAGATGCAAAATCAAAATCCTGAGGAAAAGATTCCTGTTTTGTGTAAGGAATGTGGCTTAAAAGAAGTCATGCACAAAAGCATAGCGGAATTAAGCCGTGGATACAGACAGAGAGTCGGTTTAGCACACGCTTTAATGAATAATCCAGAAATCTTGATACTAGACGAACCAACTTCTGGGCTCGATCCAAATCAGATTGGAGAAGTGCGTGCGTTGATAAAAGAAATCGGCAAAACGAGAACCGTAATAATTTCTACACACATCTTGGGAGAAGTGGAAACTCTCTGTGACCGCGTAATAATAATTTCTGGCGGAAAATTAGTTGCAGATAGCCCTACAAAAGATTTAAGAAGCCGTTACGGAAGTTCTGCAACGGTTTTGGTACAGGCAGGCGGCTGCAATTTTAAAGAATTAGCAGAAGTTTTAAGCAAAGTTGATTTTGCAGGCGAAATAACACAGGAAACTCCAGACGAAATTCCAGAAGAAAACTGTGCAACAGCCATTGTAGCAGTAAAAAATGATAAAGAAATAAGACCTGCAATTTCAAAGGCTGTGAATGCAGCAGGTTTAAATCTTTATGAGCTTTCTATAAGGCGCAATTCTTTAGAAGATATCTTCCATTCATTGACAGAAGAATAA